The region TCGGCTACGCGTGGGTGTGCCTGGCCGACGAGCCGCCGTCCTTCGACGACACCGTGATCGCGGCCGTCTCCGGACGGCTCGGCGGCGACGACGTGATCGGCGGCTACGGCGTGGACGGGCTCGCCCTGGGCCGCCGGATCAGCTATGACGTGCGGGCCAACTGGAAGCTGATCATCGAGAACTTCATGGAGTGCTACCACTGCGCCACGATCCATCCGGAACTCACCGAGGTCCTGCCGGAATTCGCCGACGGCTACGCCGCCCAGTACTACGTCGGCCACGGCGCCGAGTTCGGCGAGGACGTCGACGGGTTCACGGTGGACGGCAGCGGCGGGTTCGGGCGGCTGGAAGGCGTTGGCGACGAGCACGACCGCCGGTACTACGCGATCACTGTCCGGCCCCAGGTGTTCCTGAACCTGGTGCCGGACCACGTGATCGTGCACCGGATGTTCCCGCTGGCCGCCGACCGCACGATCGTCGAGTGCGACTGGCTCTACGCGCCAGAGGTCGTGGAAGCGGGGCACGACGTGTCGCATTCGGTCGAGCTGTTCCACCGGGTCAACCAGCAGGACTTCGACGCCTGCGAACGCTGTCAACCGGCGATGAGTTCCCGCGCCTACGCCGACGGCGGCGTGCTGGTGCCCTCCGAACACCACATCGGCGAGTTCCACGACTGGCTGCGTGCCCAGTTGGAGCCCTGAGTCAAGCGTTGGCCGGTTGGTCGGTGCCGACGCCGCGGCGGCGGATCGCGACTAGGTCGTGGCGGGCCGCCGGAAGGGTCTGCTCGTCGGTGCCTTCGACGATGAACCCCGCGTCGGCGATCATGTCCCGATCGTCCACACCGGACTGTCCCTCGCTGGTCAGGTAGTCGCCCAGGAAGATCGAGTTCGCGACTTGCAGCGCCAGGGGTTGCATGCCGCGCAGGTGGATCTCGCGGCCACCGGCCAGGCGGACCTCGACGTCCGGGAAGAAGAACCGGAACAGCGCCAGGATCCGCAGGCAGCGGATCGGGGTGAGGTGCCAGTCGGTGCCCAACGGGGTGCCCTCCATCGGGATGAGGAAGTTGATCGGCACCGAGTCCGGGTCTAGTTGGCGCAGCTCGAAGGCCATGTCCACGATGTCCGCATCGGACTCGCCCATGCCGAAGATCGCCCCGGAGCAGGGGGAGAGGCCCGCGCCGGTCGCCTGCCGCACGGTGTCGACCCGGTCGGCGAAGGTGTGCGTCGAGCAGATGTCGGCGTAGCGGGCCTCATTGGTGTTGAGGTTGTGGCTGTAGGCGTGCACCCCGGCCTGGCGCAGCCGGTCGGCCTGGCCTTCCCCGAGCAGACCCAGGCAGGCGCAGATCTCCACGTCCGGTTGCCGAGTCTTGATCGCCTCGATCATCTCGGCGACCCGGCCGATGTCGCGCTGCCCGGGTCCGCGACCGCTGGCCACCAGGCAGATCCGCTTCGCACCGGCCTGCGCCGCCCGGTCGGCGGCCTCGGCGGCCTCATCGGGCTTGATCCACGAATATTTCAAGATGTCCGAGGAAGACCCCAGCCGCTGCGAGCAGTAGTTGCAGTCCTCGGGGCACAGCCCGCTTTTCAGGTTGATGATCGTGTTGAGCTTCACGCGACGGCCGAAGAAGTGCCGACGCACTCGCCCGGCGGCGGCCACCACGTCCAGCACGTCGAGGTCTTCGGTGAGCAGGGCGAGTGCCTCATCGCGGGTCGGCGCACTCCGGTCGAGTGCCTTCGCGACCAGCTCGTCCAGCGAGATCGTCATGCCAAGAGCCTCGCCGACCCGCGATGGGGCGACAACGCCCCCGCCCTACAAGATCCACATCCGTGCTTTGTCGGGACAAGTCCTCACTTCAGAGGTTGGGGTACAGCGGGTGTTTCGCGGCGAGTGCTTCGACGCGGGCACGCAGCTTGGCGCTGGTGGTCTCGTCGAAGCCGGGCTTGAGCGCCTCGGCGATGATGTCGGCGACGTCGGTGAAGTCCTCCTTGCCGAAGCCGCGGGTGGCCAGCGCCGGGGTGCCGATCCGCAGCCCGGAGGTCACCATCGGCGGCCTGGGGTCGTTGGGCACCGCGTTGCGGTTGACCGTGATGCCGATCTCGTGCAACCGGTCCTCGGCCTGCTTGCCGTCCAGTTCGGAGTCGCGCAGGTCCACCAGCACCAGGTGCACATCGGTGCCGCCGGAGACCAGCTGCACCCCGGCCTTGCTGGCGTCGGCGGCCAGCAGCCGTTCGGCCAGGATCTGAGCGCCCTCCACGGTGCGGCGCTGCCGGTCGGCGAACTCCGGCGAGGCGGCGACCTTGAACGACACCGCCTTGCCGGCGATCACGTGCTCCAGCGGCCCGCCCTGCTGCCCCGGGAACACCGCGGAATTGAACTTCTTGGCGAACTCCTTGTCCGAGGACAGGATCACGCCACCGCGCGGGCCGCCGAGGGTCTTGTGGGTGGTGGTGGTGACGACGTGGGCGTGCGGCACCGGGTTGGGGTGCAGCCCGGCGGCGACCAGCCCGGCGAAGTGCGCCATGTCGACCATCAGGTAGGCGCCCACCTCGTCGGCGATCTCCCGGAACCGCTTGAAGTCCAGTTGCCGCGGGTACGCCGACCACCCCGCGATGATCAGCTGCGGCTTGGTCTCCCGCGCCAGCCGGGCGACCTCCTCCATGTCGACGCGGTGGTCGTCCGCCCGCACGTGGTAGGGCACCACGTTGTAGAGCTTGCCGGAGAAGTTGATCCGCATGCCGTGGGTGAGGTGGCCGCCGTGCGCCAGGTCCAGGCCCATGATGGTGTCGCCGGGCTTGAGCAGCGCGAACATCGCCGCCGCGTTGGCCTGTGCGCCGGAGTGCGGCTGGACGTTGGCGAAGGAGGCGCCGAAGAGCTCCTTGACCCGGTCGATGGCCAGCTGCTCGACGACATCGACGTGCTCGCAGCCGCCGTAGTAGCGGCGGCCCGGGTAGCCCTCGGCGTACTTGTTGGTCAGCACCGAGCCCTGCGCCTCCAGGACGGCCTGCGGTGCGAAGTTCTCCGACGCGATCATCTCCAGCGTGGTCTGCTGGCGGTTGAGTTCGGCGCCGACCGCCGCCGCCACCTCGGGATCCACCGCGGCCAGCTGGTCGTTGAACAGGTCCGGTGTCGACATGGTGTTGCCTCCTGGTTCGATCTCGTCAGGCATTGCGGCGGTAGAACGGCAGCTCGACGACCCGCACCGCGACGTTCGTGCCGCGGATGTCGACCTGCAATTGGGTGCCGGGTTCGCTGTGGTCTCGGTCGACGTAGGCCATCCCGATCGGATGGCCGAGGGTCGGGGACGGGGCGCCGCTGGTCACGACGCCGATCTCGGCGCCCTCGGCGTCCAGCACGCGGTAACCGTGCCGGGGCGCTCGGCGCTGCTGAGTGCTCAGCCCGACCAGCGTGCGTTCGGTGGGCTTCTCGGCGGCGCCGGCCAGCGCGGCCTTGCCGACGAAGTCGCCGGGCTTGTCGAGTTTGACTACCCGGCCGAGGTTGGCGTGGAACGGCGTCAGGTCGGCGGAGAGCTCGTTGCCGTACAGCGGCATGCCCGCCTCCAGCCGCAGCGTGTCGCGGCAGGACAACCCGGCGGGCCGCAGGCCGTGCGGCGCGCCGGACTCGGTCAGGGCCTGCCAGACCGCCTCGGCGTCGCCGGGCGCGGTGAACAGCTCGAAGCCGTCCTCGCCGGTGTAACCGGTGCGCGCCAGCAGCACGTCCTTGCCCGCGACCTGGCTGCGGTAGCCCGCGTAGTACTTGACCTCGGCGAGGTCGGTGTCAGTCAGCGGCGCGAGGATGGCGACCGCGTTGGGGCCCTGCACCGCGATCAGCGCGTAGTCGGCGGAGACGTCGTGGTGCTCGGCGTCGAAGCCGCTGACCCGCTCGGCCAGTTCGGCGGAGACCACGGCGGCGTTCGCCGCGTTGGCCACCACCAGGAACTCCTGCTCGCCGAGCCGGTAGACGATCAGGTCGTCGAGCACGCCCCCGGCGGCGTTGCACATCATCGTGTAGCGGGCGCGGCCGGGCTTGATCGCGGACGCGTTCGCGACCAGTGCGTAATCCATCGCCTCGGCGGCCTGCGGCCCGCTGATCCGGATCTCACCCATGTGGGTCAGGTCGAACAGGCCGGCGCCGTTGCGCACCGCGTTGTGCTCGGCGGTGTCACCGGAGTAGCGCAAGGGCATCCGCCAGCCGGCGAATTCGGTGAACGTCGCCCCGAGGGCTTCGTGCACGTGGTGCAAGGGCGTCTGTCGTGGCGACGACATGGGTGAGACTCCTCCTGGTGGGCGCCGGTCGGCAGTCGAGGGCCGGTCAGCTCACTGCGCCCAACCTTATCGGGGGCGCCTCGACCCCGGCCTGCGCGGGCTTGCGCTGGTCGGGCGGTCTCCCCGGAGTCATTGGCCTGAGAGTTTCACCACCCTCCAGGGGGTGGTTTGCACCGTGGGCGAGAAGCGTGCGCTTCTGCTTTTCTCCGTGTCGCCTGGTGCCGTGCGGTGCCGGTGCCTGAGAGTTTGCTGGGGAGTATTGCTCCTTCGGCGCTCCGCCCCCGGAGGAGTCGGAGTCTCTCCCGCACGACGTCATCGGCGCGGTATTCGATTGTGCGAACAGGACG is a window of Saccharopolyspora phatthalungensis DNA encoding:
- the glyA gene encoding serine hydroxymethyltransferase codes for the protein MSTPDLFNDQLAAVDPEVAAAVGAELNRQQTTLEMIASENFAPQAVLEAQGSVLTNKYAEGYPGRRYYGGCEHVDVVEQLAIDRVKELFGASFANVQPHSGAQANAAAMFALLKPGDTIMGLDLAHGGHLTHGMRINFSGKLYNVVPYHVRADDHRVDMEEVARLARETKPQLIIAGWSAYPRQLDFKRFREIADEVGAYLMVDMAHFAGLVAAGLHPNPVPHAHVVTTTTHKTLGGPRGGVILSSDKEFAKKFNSAVFPGQQGGPLEHVIAGKAVSFKVAASPEFADRQRRTVEGAQILAERLLAADASKAGVQLVSGGTDVHLVLVDLRDSELDGKQAEDRLHEIGITVNRNAVPNDPRPPMVTSGLRIGTPALATRGFGKEDFTDVADIIAEALKPGFDETTSAKLRARVEALAAKHPLYPNL
- the gcvT gene encoding glycine cleavage system aminomethyltransferase GcvT; the protein is MSSPRQTPLHHVHEALGATFTEFAGWRMPLRYSGDTAEHNAVRNGAGLFDLTHMGEIRISGPQAAEAMDYALVANASAIKPGRARYTMMCNAAGGVLDDLIVYRLGEQEFLVVANAANAAVVSAELAERVSGFDAEHHDVSADYALIAVQGPNAVAILAPLTDTDLAEVKYYAGYRSQVAGKDVLLARTGYTGEDGFELFTAPGDAEAVWQALTESGAPHGLRPAGLSCRDTLRLEAGMPLYGNELSADLTPFHANLGRVVKLDKPGDFVGKAALAGAAEKPTERTLVGLSTQQRRAPRHGYRVLDAEGAEIGVVTSGAPSPTLGHPIGMAYVDRDHSEPGTQLQVDIRGTNVAVRVVELPFYRRNA
- a CDS encoding aromatic ring-hydroxylating oxygenase subunit alpha translates to MTTTDQASSLISTLPGHYYTDPELFSLEQDRIFGAMWFCAVRTADLAEAGQFRTVQVGRESVLIARGRDGGLRAFLNICRHRGARLCVADTGQVKRAFQCPYHAWTYGTDGKLIAAPNLTSMPDVDRTKYGLIPVALREWLGYAWVCLADEPPSFDDTVIAAVSGRLGGDDVIGGYGVDGLALGRRISYDVRANWKLIIENFMECYHCATIHPELTEVLPEFADGYAAQYYVGHGAEFGEDVDGFTVDGSGGFGRLEGVGDEHDRRYYAITVRPQVFLNLVPDHVIVHRMFPLAADRTIVECDWLYAPEVVEAGHDVSHSVELFHRVNQQDFDACERCQPAMSSRAYADGGVLVPSEHHIGEFHDWLRAQLEP
- the bioB gene encoding biotin synthase BioB, which gives rise to MTISLDELVAKALDRSAPTRDEALALLTEDLDVLDVVAAAGRVRRHFFGRRVKLNTIINLKSGLCPEDCNYCSQRLGSSSDILKYSWIKPDEAAEAADRAAQAGAKRICLVASGRGPGQRDIGRVAEMIEAIKTRQPDVEICACLGLLGEGQADRLRQAGVHAYSHNLNTNEARYADICSTHTFADRVDTVRQATGAGLSPCSGAIFGMGESDADIVDMAFELRQLDPDSVPINFLIPMEGTPLGTDWHLTPIRCLRILALFRFFFPDVEVRLAGGREIHLRGMQPLALQVANSIFLGDYLTSEGQSGVDDRDMIADAGFIVEGTDEQTLPAARHDLVAIRRRGVGTDQPANA